A single window of Dendropsophus ebraccatus isolate aDenEbr1 chromosome 5, aDenEbr1.pat, whole genome shotgun sequence DNA harbors:
- the LOC138794067 gene encoding olfactory receptor 52E8-like, whose amino-acid sequence MENVSMVLNTQDYVLLGLKEMEQLQYFYSVVALVVYIITIFLCTLIVYVVRTEQSLHEPMYIFICNLVGNVMLGSSAFLPKLAIDLLSGCATISLAGCMIQGFCFQSFASVEILTFTIMAFDRYLAVGFPLRYHSLMTNKKALQSLAIIWFVLLISGLVALLLVVRLTLCGNTIKNVFCEIVSLIMLACGSTVIDVAFGTTWTLVFYIGSISIVVYCYIQTFLVCLKISMEASQKAIHTLVTHIITYTSFLAATVFVTFRHKINGGSLPTVIHIIISIGGMMVSITVNPLIYGIRTEALRKKVIQTLTL is encoded by the coding sequence ATGGAAAATGTGTCCATGGTCCTCAACACCCAAGATTATGTTCTTTTAGGACTCAAGGAGATGGAGCAGCTGCAATATTTCTACTCTGTGGTCGCCCTTGTTGTATATATCATCACAATATTCTTATGTACATTAATTGTATACGTTGTACGGACAGAACAGTCTCTCCATGAGCCTATGTACATCTTCATATGTAACCTGGTGGGGAACGTTATGCTTGGCAGTTCAGCCTTCCTTCCCAAGTTGGCCATAGACTTGCTCTCCGGATGTGCCACCATCTCTCTGGCTGGGTGTATGATCCAAGGATTCTGTTTTCAGAGTTTTGCTTCTGTAGAGATACTGACCTTTACCATCATGGCCTTTGATAGATACCTGGCTGTTGGTTTTCCATTGAGATACCACTCTCTGATGACCAATAAGAAGGCTCTACAGTCCCTGGCTATCATCTGGTTCGTTCTCTTAATAAGTGGGTTGGTAGCGCTCCTGTTGGTGGTCAGGTTAACACTATGTGGTAATACCATAAAAAATGTGTTCTGTGAAATAGTGTCTCTTATCATGTTGGCTTGTGGCAGTACAGTCATCGATGTCGCTTTTGGGACTACTTGGACCTTGGTGTTTTACATAGGTTCCATATCCATCGTGGTctactgctacatacagacatttCTTGTCTGCCTGAAGATCTCTATGGAAGCCTCCCAGAAAGCCATCCATACACTGGTGACCCACATAATCACATATACTTCTTTTTTAGCTGCTACAGTATTTGTCACTTTCAGGCATAAGATAAATGGTGGTTCCCTACCGACTGTGATACACATTATAATCTCAATAGGTGGTATGATGGTCTCAATCACTGTGAATCCTCTCATCTATGGGATAAGGACTGAAGCTTTAAGGAAGAAGGTGATTCAGACTCTAACCCTTTAA